A segment of the Lolium perenne isolate Kyuss_39 chromosome 3, Kyuss_2.0, whole genome shotgun sequence genome:
TGAGATCAGATGTTCAGACCACAGGAGCCTGCTGGGGATATCTAATAGTAAATAAATTAGCTGGTTTGTTGTATTTATGGTGTAGATGTTTTGACTTCATAACCCCACCAGAGAGGCTGATTTCCACGTGCAAGCTATAGATATATACACGCGTGGACATGTAGATCATCAAATCACAAGACCATATCATGTGCTAAAATTTTGCATCCCAGTGCAATGAGGAGGAGAATATATACAGCCAAAAAAATTACATACGGATCACATGCTGTTGTTTTATCTTCCGGTGTGTTTGACATGTGCTGAAATTTCCAGTTTGATTTGAAAACCTGATATTACGGGTGCCATATATGCAATCATATAAGGGTGGTACGTTGTTGCAGAGATTAGGTGTAATTTGtatcttctgatattaatatatttccttgatTTATGCAATCATAAACTAGAAAAGTGACTGGTATAGTTTCATCTGCAATTTTGGTTTGGGCTTTCTTTTGTTCGCTATTGTGTACTATCCGCTCAGTTGCAATTTGCAACAATTGGTGACATCCAATATAGTGAATCTTATATCTGATAGTTCTCTTCTCTTGAATGTTGTGTGACATATTGTTGCATGCAATATGCTAACAAGGACAACTAAGAGGTAAAAACATACATAATCATTTTTTTCCTTTATCTCGATTCAGCTATCATAATATAAATTTAATAATGTatctcccgttgcaacgcacgggcaattttactagttcaatataaatttcataaagatctctaattttgttgttgttttccattaagcctaactagtgaaataaaaacaagaaacaaaaatatgaaattgcaggatctaaaggaaatagcttcgagcactcacacaccggcaacagtgctaggaaatagcttagtagtcggaggatgtgaataccttttaccttacctccccggcaacgacgccagaaaatagcttgatgtctacgcacgcttctattcctgtagacagtgttgggcctccaagagcagaggtttgtagaacagtagcaagtttcccttaagtgaatcacccaaggtttatcgaactcagggaggtagaggtcaaagatatccctctcaagcaaccctgcaattacgatacaagaagactcttgtgtccccaacacacctaatacacttgtcagatgtataggtgcactagttcggcgaagagatagtaaaatgcaagtgatatggatgaatatgagtggtaataacaatctgaaataaatatgacagcaagtaaacatgcagtagaacagtaaataaacggtgattcgatatttggaaacaaggcctagggatcctactttcactagtggacactctcaataatgatcacataataaaactactctacactctcttgttggataacaaacaccattcattgtgtagggatataaaagcacacctcaagccggggtaaacaagctccacaacatccggatttcatatttaagtaacctctagagtgcataatagaccgttgcaatttagaccgagtactaacatagcatacacactgtcaacaatagctatgagagggggaatagatcgcatcaatactatcatagtaatagttcactccataatctacaagagattacaatcataacctatgccaagtactacatgatgcacacactatcaacattacatcatggaggaggaatagagtactttaataacatcactagagtagcacagagattaatagtgatacaaaactcatcatatggatctcaatcatgtaaggcagatgagatcattgtattgaagtaaatggaagagagatgaaccacatagctaccggtagagccctcagcctcgggggagaactactccctcctcatcatgggagacagcgatggcgatgaagatggcggtggtgtccatGGAGATGACtcaggggcaattccccatcccggcggcgtgccggaagagagattctgtcccccgaattggagtttcgcgatggcggcggcgtccctggagtctttctggagtttcgtcaatcggtatcgtgtttttaggtcgaaagggcttatgtaggcaaagaggcggcgcaaggaggcgcctggggccccctcaccataggctggcgcggccagggggccacccgcgccgccttatggtgtgggccccctgctgcccgcctccgactctccttcggtgttctggaatcttccgggaaaaataagatattgggtctttgtttcgtcgaattccgagaatattgcccgaacagcctttctggaaccaaaaacaacagaaaacaggaactgacacttcggcatcttgttaataggttagttccagaaaacgcataaaaacattataaagtgtgagcaaaacatgtaggtattgtcataaaacaagcatggaacatcagaaattatagatacgttggagacgtatcagttctcCAGCAATccgatcttcacgttgctccgggtatttagagcgtaagatatccttgtgttcctctttgtacggagccaccaagatggaattatgtagaactgtgtagtgagcttgagtgaaagaatgtccgtccatacacgttgttgatttctttcctagcgtgccttttccacgcagtctcccctcatagcgcgattcaggaacatcgatcgacttaaggtcaggaataaagtcaacacaaaactcaatgacctcctctgtttcatagcccttggagatgcttccttctggcctagcacggttatgaacgtacttctttaaaactcccatgaatctctcaaaggggaacatgttgtgtagaaatacaggaccgagaacgctaatctcttcgaccaggtgaactaggagatgtgtcataatattgaagaaggatggtgggaacaccaactcgaagctgactagacattggaccacatccttctgtaaattttgtagagtaagtggattgatggccttctgagaaattgcattgagaaacgcacatagcttcacaatgggtactcgaacattttccggcagaagccccctcaatgcaaccggaagtaattgtgtcataatcacgtgacagtcatgagactttaggttttgaaactttttctctgacatgtttattatgccctttatattcgacgagaagccagacgggaccttgatgctactcaggacttcaaaaaagatctccttctcctttttggtaagagcgtagctggcaggaccttgatacttctctggattcaggttgtttccttcgtggatactttgctggtcctgccgtgcatccggtgtatcttttgtcttcccatacacgcccaagaagtttagcaggttcacgcaaagatttttcgtcacgtgcatcacgtcgattgcagagtgaacctctaagaatttccagtagggtagctcccaaaatatcgactacttcttccacatgggtacgtgtccgtcaacatcatgcggaacagattgtccgccagcaccctttccaaagatcacttttaaatccttgaccatatcatatataactttcccagtagggcgggtaggcttcgttcggttatctgcctcacctccgaaatgctttcctctctttcttacgtgatgttgttttggaagaaatcgacgatgccccaggtacacattcttgtttcccaaataattactgtcagtctcacctaaacagtgtgtgcatgcattgtatcccttgtttgactgccctgaaatgttaccaagagcaggccaatcattgatggttacaaataacaacgcttctaggttaaattccttttgttcgtgctcatcccacacaggtacaccttcgtcacgccacaactctaaaagttcttcaaccaatggcctcagttacacatcaatgtcgttgccgggttgcttcaggccctggatgagcactggcatcataatgaacttccgcttcatgcacaaccaacgaggaaggttatagatacatagagtcactggccaggtgctatgactggagctctgctccccgaaaggattaaagccatctgtacttagaccaaatcttaagttccttgcgtcatctgaaaatgacttgaactctctgtcaatttttctccactgcgacccgtcagcggggtgtctcagcatcacatctttcttacggtcctctttgtgacatcgcaacaacttggcatgctctttgttctggaacaaacgtttcaaccgtggtattataggagcataccacatcaccttcgcatgaaccctcttcctgggggtggactcgccctcaacatcgccagggtcatctcgcctgatcttatacctcaatgcactacataccgggcatgcattcaaattctcgtactccccgcggtagaggatgcagtcattgatgcatgcatgtatcttctgcacctctaatcctagagggcagacaaccttctttgcttcgtacgtactagagggcaatacgttctcccctggaagcatcttctttattattttcagcaacttttcaaatcccttgtcagaagtaccattctctgccttccattgcagcaattccagcgtggtacccagctttttctgaccattttcgcaatttgggtacaacagtttgttgtgatcctctaacattttctccaacttcaacctctccttttcatttccacagttcatcttcgcatcaagaatgacccgacccaaatcgtcatccgggtcatcaaaaatcggctcatcgaaaatgggctcttcttcagcttcgtcttcccccattctactatcaccgtcttcagtgaataagggatagttgtcactatcctattCTTctccgttgtcttccaatataacccatctttctccgtgcttggtccaacaattatagctgggcatgaaaccgttctccagcaggtggacgtgaagggtttttgaggtagagtaatccttcatattcttacaggaactacatagaCAATACATGAacccattcgaccgcctgtttgcctcagccacgttgagaaaataatgcatgccattaatgaactcgggatggcaccggtcaccgtacatccagtgtcgactcatctgcattttatatgtatataaaaaatcattaagtatacaacatcgtggatatatgagtgaccaacttaattaatattcaaattcatcacataaaactaaattttttttataaaaaagaagaggctcaccggggtggtacggtgccggctaggggacgccgctggcgatcgacagcggtgaggacggggatgacactaattaaaacctacaaaacataccataatttcagctcaaattgcatataaaaaaataaaatccctaacttaggcatttcatcgaacaccttgctagcactagaaaaatagtacgagttaaaactaccaaagaaatgagctaaattaggaaggaaggatgatattgctaacccttggatagatgtatatgccgttaatcttgttaaaatggtggagaaaaatgaagattattggagcgtgagaggtgcaaaatatttggaaatgtgagaggagaGAAGGAGAATGAGAAAATGAGAGATGCAGGGGTCGAGCGCGGCGGCGCGCTGAtatccctttagtaccggttccttagatgaaccggtactaaaggtccatCCCTGGCCCCACCTCCGTCTGGAAACTGGGCTCAAACCCTTTCataccggtttgtaacacgaaccggtataaaaggaccTGAACGAACCGGTATAGATGTTCCCCGAACGGAACCGGTACTaatgccccctttagtaccggttcgtaagggaaccggtactaaaggcttagatggatgccgatttttctactagtgtaaccCTGATTGCTGAAATTTTATAATTTACTATATAAAAGCTAACCCTGTTTGCTGAAATTTTAGCTACTGAGTAACTGTTCATGGGGGCGTTTCCCTCCAATTATCGACGGCCACAACATTGTTCTGGCACTTTAGATGGCTTCACCGTATATATCAAGTTTGGCTTTGTTTTTCCTTCTCGTGTGAATCCCTTAATTACCGGATCTTTCCGGTTACCTCTTTTGTGGTAGTATCCGGTTGTTCCACGTCTTCCACCTTACTTTTTCCTCTTCCGTCGTCAATAGCCGGTCTTATCCTTTTCACTACCACGCGGTCAAAGCGGTGCCGCCGTCCCATCCCGAAAAATCCAGGCCCATCCCCACCGGAGAAATAACCCTTTTGtgaaactatagcacagactgacctctcgggcaaactatttcacccatcaaacccttttgtgtggcgcccctctcatgggcgccacacatgcccgagTGACGCCCGTGCTGccggcgccacacacccatccgacgtggcgccctcgacgctgaggtGTGCTCTAATCTGACGTGGCAGGATGCGTGGCGCCGCTCTAATTTGAAAGTGTGGCGcgcgtggcaagggcgccacacatgggGAGAGGGCCGGCCGCCTATCCTGAGTGAAgaagaaaagagagaggagaatgGCTGGGTCGGGCTGGGTGGGATCGCGCGgccacacataagtggatgtgtggcgcccttgccacgggcgccacactctcAAAttagagcggcgccacacatcctgccatgTCAGATTAGAGCACacctcagcgtcgagggcgccacgtcggatgGATGTGTGGCACCGGCAGCACGGGCGTCACTCGAGCATGTGTAGCGCCCACGAGAGGGACGCcaaacaaaagggttagatgggtgaaatagtttgccgGTCTCTGCTATAGTTTCACGaaagggttatttctgtgtaAAACCCCACCCAATCTCATCGTTCTCCGCTGCCTCTTCCTCCCCAGTCCCATCCCAATCGGTCATGTAAAAAAATCGTCATTGTTGCCGCCCAATCTCATCATGCTCCACCCAGCGGCTGCCTACCTCCTAGGCCGCCGTGCGCCTCTCCCTCCCATGCCGCTGTGCTGAATATTTGCTCCTAAGGCTGTGGAAGAACCTGGCGGACTCCTCGGCGTCGGTCGGGAACGCGGTGGGAATCGGTGCGTCCAGCAGGGCCTGCTGCGCCGCATCGTCGGTGATCCCGGCGGCCGCGGACGTGGTCTGGTCGGCGGCGAACCCCCAGACGTCGTCGGCCGTGGTCGCGTAGGGGAGGAGCTGGCGGTCGAGCACTGCCTGCGCGAGGAGCGGGTCGGCGTAGGGCCGCATCGCACGCTGGCCTCCACCCTCCGCAGCGCCCGTGCGCCGGCCTGGGCCAACGCCGTCACCAGCGAGAAGGGGGGGGAGCAGAATCGCAACATGGCGGGAGGGGTCATGGCATCAGATGGTGCGTGGGGCGCGGCCGAGCGAGTTCAGGAGCAGTGAGGCGTGGCTGGGTGTGCGCGCACGCGTCTGTGGAAAGGGGCCAGCCACTGCCTCTTCTCCTCAAGGAGCCCTCGAATGTGTACTGAAGGTCCCCTGGCCATCAATCTCTTGCAGCGAAGCTCCCACCTCTCCTTCCGGTTCTCGCCATCAAGGTGATTAATTATGTGCGCTCTCTTTTGTTGCATTTGTGTGGATCCGAAAAATAGTATATCTAATGGCGCAAGCACTGATGGTTCTCTCTGTTTTACTCTTTGTTGAGGTGTGTTATGGAAGAAGAATACGAGGTTCTGCAGAAAGATTGGTCCCAGACCTTGAAGTTCTAGCAGGTACGGTTTGGATTTTTTCAGACATGAGGTGTATTGTAGGGTAGGGATCTCTGTTTGTTCAAAGAAAATTACACTTGCTCTCTTCCCATGTCTGTTCACATTTTGCCTCTGAACTAATCTCAGTAAATATGAAAGTGCAGGTTCAAGGAGAGCATCTGATGGTTCTTCTTGCAATTCCACTTTTGTCTCAGTCGTAAAAGTCAGGTGTATCATGCTTGGTTGTATTTTCAGTATATGATTTCCTTGCGTAATGCTGAGTTTCACATCTAAAGGGGGTTTAAATTGTAGGTTTTTTGTATATCTTAATTCAGCTGTAGCTTACCGATGATGGTGATGGGTGCACAAAGACCACAGAGGCAAAGTCACAGAGGGTATATTCTCCTCGCTTTGTACCATGGTTTTTTTGATTTTATTATTCTCATGTAAACAAGGATAGCCCCGTTTTTCAGTGGGAGGATTGGTGCAGATGGCAATGGCAAGAAGCTGACCCGATCAAGCACCTCCAACAACTGCTCGACGCCCCCTGCCAGGTGAAGCATGTTTTGCTGCATTCAGAATCAATTTGTTGCTGAATTTCGTGAATCTTTTGCTACTGAATACATCCTTCATTTCATTGCCTAGGTTTCAGTCTGCCCAATGAGTTGAATTGTACCTTGATCGGCCCATGGATGAGCAAGCAAGCAGGCTATATGTACAGCTAAAAGGTACGGCACCACTCTCATCCAATCAATTACATACCTACAGATGTAAATTTTTCTATCTAAAGCTGGGATGCAATGTTTGTTTTGGTTGATGCTAAATAGTTTAGCCACAACTTTTTCTATGTCATGGCTGCACGCGCATAATATTAGAAGCTAATATTTAGGGATACCTTGCAGTTTTTACCTAGCAATGTTTTCTGGTTACATTAGGCTATTATGTTAGAAATAAACTGTGGCATTGTCTAAATTCATAATTCCCGCTTGAAAATATTGTTTTCATTGTTTCTGTCATATTTTTTTTTCATGGCTCCATTCTCAGCTGTGTGGGTGCTGGAGGGAAGGTGTACCTGTGCCTGGCAGTGCGAACGACGACTCACTAACCTCCGCTAGACTTTGAGCGCAGCCTGCAGAATCACAGTTATATCCTGCTTCTTATAAGCATTGTACGCGATGTAAATTTGGTGCTCCAGATAAAAGGCTCAGAGACAGATTTGCGTGTGCAGCTGAAAAGCAAATGTTTAGGTCCTTAAGCAATAAGAATTCTTTATTGTCTTAGAAACTCAATTTGTGCCAAGAGTTTACAAGGACTATCCGTTCACAAGCACATGTATTGAACACTCATTGTTGGTGTGTTTTCTTACGAGCACTCACTGTTGGTCTTTTTTGGGAGTTTCCATTTCAGGCTATCAATGGTGAGGTGGAGTCAAAGTACTTGGTGGACGTGTGGTCAAGGAACCACCCCTGCTACATTGGCGAGTGGGGGCTCCTCAACGTTGGCCGTCATTTGCAGTATCTCCTTCTGTAGGTTTGTGTTTGTGAGATTTTTACAAAGCGACTGAAGTGCAACGTGACAAAATCTGATTTTCAGTTATTCGTAACCATGTGTTCTTATTCATTTGGTGGTGAAATTGTACTTTCTGTACAGCAGCGATGACGATGACAAGCTGGACAAGCCCATAACAGAAGCCATGGACGAGCTGTGCGGAGAAGCTCCTCTAGAAAAGCCTGTTGTCAATGGCATCAACACAAGGTTCGCCCTCTGCTCCTCTATGTCAGGTAGCATTCTTAGCACATACTTTCTGCTACTATGTCAGTTGTTATTTGTAGATTCAATTGCTGCGTAGCGCTCACACTGCAGTGGTCTCAAAGTATGTCTGTACACAAAGAAGCATTTGTATTCATTCAGCTAACTATATGTTTCCGTACATTAGACATGTGTCAAATGGTTTACTTGGTACAAATGATTTGATTATATCAGCGGCCTTGCCCAGCTCCTCAGTTGTTCTTTATGTTCTTCTCTGTTCGAGCAGATCAACGGCCTCACCGGCACCGACGGTGGGATCATAGAGCAGCTCCTCACCTCAGTGCAAGCAACTGTCCCAACTCCCAAGGATACCGCAAAAGGTGACCTATCTTCTGAATGTTAGTGTACATGTCATTGTTTCATCCCAACAATAGTTCATCCTATGTCCATGTCAGGTAACATTTGATCGCATTGCATGTTAGAGGGCGCGAGCGGGCGGCCTCGCCCAGCTCCTCAGTTGTTCTTTATGTTCTTCTCTGTTCGAGCAGATCAACAGCTTCACCGGCACCGACGGTGGGATCGTAGAGCAGCTCCTGACCTCAGTGCAAGCAACTGTCCCGAGGATAACGCAAAAGGTGACCTATCTTCTGAATGTTAGTGTACATGTCATTGTTTCATCCCAACAATAGTTCATCCTATGTCCATGTCAGGTAACATTTGATCGCATTCATGTTAGAGGGCGTGAGCGAAGAATCCGGGACTGTCTAATAATTTATTTGATGCTACGCATTTGTGCTCTCTACAAAGCTCAAGGATATCCAGCTCGGAAGCTGTGTTCAGTTCAGTGTCAACAGTGCAAATGTCAGCACCAAAGTGAGAGATTCAGGTATGTTATACTTATTGTTCTCATAGAGATCTGCAAATAGATGAACCGTGCTGTGTCCTGCTCCGATCTAAAATGTTTGTATGCTCTAAATTTGTATCTTTCTTTTTTTCATTCCAAGATGATCGTCAAAATTATGAGGTGGAAGCAAATTGAATGAACGCCCTGTAGTTTTGAAGCAGGCCTGCACGGCAGCGAGCTCCGCGTCGTGTCACAAGAAATACCAAGGATATTTGCTTGGAAGTCTGAAACTCTAGTAAGCTTATGAATGTGGTGTCTACATGGAACTGGATTCAACAAGTGTACATGTTGTGGCCTCAGCAACTTGAACATATGACACTGTTTACATTGGCATGTTTTGCAATAGACTAGAAGATGCAAACTGCTTTATTCTAGCATTGCCTCATGTAATAGCCTATGTTCAAGGACAAACAGTTATGCAGACCTAAAGGATAGCACAATATCTCAAAACTATTTGTATCAATTAGATCATATTGGTCAAATTTAAATATTTGATATATTTAAAACCAGTGAAACCACGGCCGCGCCGCACACTTGCTAGTAATGTAAGGGTCTGTTCGGTTTTGGAACGAgctggaatggaatggaacggtTCCACACCTGGAACCCATTCTCGTGTTCGGTTAGACAAAGGGATGGAACGGACTGATTCCTCA
Coding sequences within it:
- the LOC127326936 gene encoding uncharacterized protein isoform X1, whose translation is MFRLSMVRWSQSTWWTCGQGTTPATLASGGSSTLAVICSISFCSSDDDDKLDKPITEAMDELCGEAPLEKPVVNGINTRFALCSSMSDQQLHRHRRWDRRAAPDLSASNCPEDNAKAQGYPARKLCSVQCQQCKCQHQSERFSFEAGLHGSELRVVSQEIPRIFAWKSETLVSL
- the LOC127326936 gene encoding uncharacterized protein isoform X5: MFRLSMVRWSQSTWWTCGQGTTPATLASGGSSTLAVICSISFCSSDDDDKLDKPITEAMDELCGEAPLEKPVVNGINTRFALCSSMSDQQLHRHRRWDRRAAPDLSASNCPEDNAKAQGYPARKLCSVQCQQCKCQHQSERFR
- the LOC127326936 gene encoding uncharacterized protein isoform X2; translation: MFRLSMVRWSQSTWWTCGQGTTPATLASGGSSTLAVICSISFCSDDDDKLDKPITEAMDELCGEAPLEKPVVNGINTRFALCSSMSDQQLHRHRRWDRRAAPDLSASNCPEDNAKAQGYPARKLCSVQCQQCKCQHQSERFSFEAGLHGSELRVVSQEIPRIFAWKSETLVSL
- the LOC127326936 gene encoding uncharacterized protein isoform X3, which produces MVRWSQSTWWTCGQGTTPATLASGGSSTLAVICSISFCSSDDDDKLDKPITEAMDELCGEAPLEKPVVNGINTRFALCSSMSDQQLHRHRRWDRRAAPDLSASNCPEDNAKAQGYPARKLCSVQCQQCKCQHQSERFSFEAGLHGSELRVVSQEIPRIFAWKSETLVSL
- the LOC127326936 gene encoding uncharacterized protein isoform X4: MVRWSQSTWWTCGQGTTPATLASGGSSTLAVICSISFCSDDDDKLDKPITEAMDELCGEAPLEKPVVNGINTRFALCSSMSDQQLHRHRRWDRRAAPDLSASNCPEDNAKAQGYPARKLCSVQCQQCKCQHQSERFSFEAGLHGSELRVVSQEIPRIFAWKSETLVSL
- the LOC127326936 gene encoding uncharacterized protein isoform X6, with the translated sequence MASTQGSPSAPLCQINGLTGTDGGIIEQLLTSVQATVPTPKDTAKDQQLHRHRRWDRRAAPDLSASNCPEDNAKAQGYPARKLCSVQCQQCKCQHQSERFSFEAGLHGSELRVVSQEIPRIFAWKSETLVSL
- the LOC127326936 gene encoding uncharacterized protein isoform X7 gives rise to the protein MASTQGSPSAPLCQINSFTGTDGGIVEQLLTSVQATVPRITQKLKDIQLGSCVQFSVNSANVSTKVRDSDDRQNYEVEAN